The proteins below come from a single Cannabis sativa cultivar Pink pepper isolate KNU-18-1 chromosome 3, ASM2916894v1, whole genome shotgun sequence genomic window:
- the LOC115710343 gene encoding cytochrome P450 71A9-like — protein sequence MATSLLSVIVLFISIIIYLCFLKQRRKLNLPPGPIRLPIIGNLHQLLGHTLPHRTFGRLSHQYGPIMFLQLGFIPTLVVSSAQVAKEIFKTHDIIFSGRPVLYAAKKLSYNCSAVSFAPYGDYWREMRKIVMLELLGQKRVRAFQSVREEEVKTLIKTVTSISTSLNYSGVVNLSELMVTLANNVVCGVAFGKKYNGSYYDGGDSENNGKSGGIRELLHETQNVLGGFCMADFFPPWLTWINKFNGLERRLNKCFRDLDNFYDKVIEEHYHHFDPNHNHNQTKHIEDVVDVLLQSLKDFLNCIT from the coding sequence aTGGCTACTTCTCTTCTTTCTGTAATAGTACTCTTTatctcaataataatatatctgTGTTTTCTCAAACAGAGGAGAAAACTAAACCTTCCTCCTGGTCCTATAAGGCTACCCATCATCGGAAACCTCCACCAGTTGCTAGGCCACACCTTGCCCCATCGAACTTTTGGGCGACTTTCTCACCAGTACGGACCAATCATGTTCTTGCAACTCGGCTTCATACCAACTCTTGTGGTCTCCTCTGCACAAGTAGCTAAAGAAATCTTCAAAACTCATGATATTATCTTCTCTGGAAGACCGGTATTGTACGCCGCCAAAAAGCTCAGCTACAACTGCTCAGCCGTCTCATTTGCTCCTTATGGCGATTACTGGCGCGAGATGAGAAAGATTGTTATGTTAGAACTTCTTGGTCAGAAGAGAGTTCGAGCTTTTCAGAGTGTGAGAGAAGAAGAGGTCAAAACTTTGATCAAAACTGTAACTAGTATTTCTACTTCTTTGAATTATTCTGGTGTTGTTAATCTCAGTGAACTTATGGTTACTTTGGCGAATAATGTTGTTTGTGGAGTTGCTTTTGGAAAGAAGTACAACGGTTCTTATTATGATGGTGGTGATAGTGAAAATAATGGGAAGAGTGGTGGAATTCGAGAGTTACTTCATGAGACTCAGAATGTACTTGGTGGGTTTTGCATGGCTGACTTTTTTCCACCATGGTTAACTTGGATTAACAAGTTTAATGGTCTTGAAAGAAGGCTTAACAAGTGTTTTAGAGACTTGGATAACTTTTATGATAAAGTGATTGAAGAGCATTATCATCATTTTGATCCtaatcataatcataatcaAACCAAACATATTGAAGATGTTGTTGATGTTCTGCTTCAAAGCTTGAAAGATTTTTTGAATTGTATTACGTGA